A section of the Etheostoma cragini isolate CJK2018 chromosome 12, CSU_Ecrag_1.0, whole genome shotgun sequence genome encodes:
- the pde4ca gene encoding cAMP-specific 3',5'-cyclic phosphodiesterase 4D isoform X7 has product MERSITVRSGNIWGSPCAVNRPIDIIQKRRRFDVENGLAVGRSPLDSQTSPGSGSGLVLQANFPHSQRRESFLYRSDSDFDLSPKGPSRNSSTASDLHTEDMIVTPFAQVLASLRTVRSNFAVITGQQDRTASKTRSSGSNPPSMCKTSLAEEPHQQLAIETLDELDWCLEQLETLKTRHSVSEMASNKFKRMLNRELTQLSETSRSGNQVSEFISSTFLEKQHDMDIMSPPTKEKDKKKRPMSQISGVKKATHSPSLAPSTIPRFGVNASQEGLLAKELEDINRWGIDIFKVSEYSGKRPLTVTMYSVFQERDLLKSFKIPADTFITFMMTLEDHYHADVAYHNNIHAADVVQSTHVLLSTPALEAVFTDLEILAALFASAIHDVDHPGVSNQFLINTNSELALMYNDSSVLENHHLAVGFKLLQEDNCDMFQNLSKKQRQSLRKMVIDMVLATDMYKHMNLLADLKTMVETKKVTSLGVLLLDNYSDRIQVLQNMVHCADLSNPTKPLELYRQWTDRIMVEFFTQGDRERDKGMEVSPMCDKHNASIEKNQVGFIDYIVHPLWETWADLVHPDAQEILDTLEDNREWYQSMIPHSPSPHPEGPGEGAPAGEASALGVAGGSISVDKFQFELTLEEEGESDTESPPEEEEGHSGSKGPELSRTDSGSGPNAVSATSRRLTKKLTSDSVRTFSLDSDKDMAEERETEEQGVSEVPRFRLGT; this is encoded by the exons ATGGAGCGGAGTATCACTGTTCGGAGTGGGAACATATGGGGATCGCCATGTGCTGTCAACAGGCCTATTGACATCATACAGAAACGCAGGCG TTTTGATGTGGAGAATGGATTGGCAGTGGGGCGCAGCCCCCTGGACTCCCAGACCAGCCCTGGCTCTGGCTCTGGTCTGGTCCTACAGGCCAACTTTCCTCACAGCCAGCGGCGGGAATCCTTCCTCTACCGTTCCGACTCCGACTTTGACCTTTCACCCAAAGGTCCTTCCAGAAACTCCTCCACCGCCAGTGACCT ACATACAGAAGACATGATTGTCACACCATTTGCACAG GTCCTCGCCAGCCTGAGGACAGTCCGAAGTAACTTTGCCGTCATAACCGGCCAGCAAGATCGCACAGCCAGCAA GACGCGATCCTCAGGCAGCAACCCTCCGTCCATGTGCAAGACCAGCCTCGCAG AGGAGCCTCACCAGCAGCTGGCCATAGAGACTCTAGATGAGCTGGATTGGTGTCTGGAACAACTAGAGACACTTAAAACTCGACACTCTGTCAGTGAGATGGCTTCCAACAAG tTCAAGAGGATGCTGAACCGAGAGCTCACCCAGCTGTCAGAAACCAGCCGTTCAGGGAACCAGGTGTCTGAGTTCATCTCCAGCACCTTCCTTG AGAAGCAACATGACATGGATATCATGTCCCCCCCCACCAAGGAGAAGGACAAGAAGAAGCGGCCCATGTCCCAGATTAGTGGTGTGAAGAAGGCCACCCACAGCCCCAGCCTCGCCCCCTCCACCATCCCTCGCTTTGGGGTCAACGCCAGCCAGGAAGGACTCCTAGCCAAG GAGTTGGAGGACATAAACAGATGGGGTATTGACATCTTCAAGGTCTCTGAGTATTCTGGGAAACGCCCACTTACGGTCACCATGTACTCCGTCTTCCAG gaACGTGACCTGCTCAAGTCCTTTAAGATTCCTGCAGACACTTTCATTACCTTCATGATGACTTTGGAGGATCACTACCATGCCGACGTGGCCTACCACAACAACATCCATGCTGCAGACGTGGTCCAGTCCACCCATGTCTTACTGTCCACACCAGCTCTGGAG GCCGTGTTTACTGATCTGGAGATCCTCGCCGCTTTGTTTGCAAGCGCCATACACGATGTGGATCACCCTGGAGTTTCCAATCAGTTTCTCATCAACACCA ACTCAGAGCTGGCCCTGATGTACAATGATTCGTCTGTGCTGGAGAATCACCACCTGGCTGTTGGCTTTAAGCTTCTGCAGGAAGATAACTGTGACATGTTTCAGAACCTAAGCAAAAAGCAGAGACAGTCGCTGCGCAAGATGGTCATTGATATG GTGCTGGCCACAGATATGTATAAACACATGAACCTACTGGCAGACCTGAAAACCATGGTGGAGACCAAGAAAGTCACAAGTCTAGGAGTCCTACTGCTAGACAACTACTCAGATCGCATACAG GTCCTTCAAAACATGGTGCACTGTGCAGACCTGAGCAACCCCACCAAGCCTCTGGAGCTGTACCGGCAGTGGACAGACCGCATTATGGTGGAGTTTTTCACCCAGggggacagggagagagacaaaggcaTGGAGGTCAGCCCCATGTGTGACAAACACAATGCCTCAATAGAGAAGAACCAG GTGGGTTTCATTGACTACATCGTTCATCCTCTGTGGGAGACGTGGGCTGACCTTGTCCACCCAGATGCTCAGGAGATCCTTGACACACTGGAGGATAACAGAGAGTGGTACCAGAGCATGATCCCCCACAGCCCCTCACCCCACCCAGAGGGCCCGGGGGAGGGAGCCCCTGCTGGGGAAGCCTCAGCGCTCGGTGTGGCCGGCGGCTCCATTTCGGTCGACAAGTTCCAGTTTGAGCTGACCttggaagaagagggagagtCTGACACAGAGAGTCCacctgaggaagaggagggccACAGTGGCAGTAAGGGGCCTGAACTCTCCAGAACTGATTCTGGCAGCGGACCCAATGCAGTATCTGCTACGTCTCGTCGACTCACTAAAAAGCTCACTAGTGATTCAGTCCGGACGTTTTCTTTAGACTCTGATAAAGATAtggcagaagagagagagacagaagagcaaGGCGTCTCTGAGGTTCCACGCTTCAGACTTGGCACATAG
- the pde4ca gene encoding cAMP-specific 3',5'-cyclic phosphodiesterase 4D isoform X8 — MPEGSCFISVSWMLIQFKRMLNRELTQLSETSRSGNQVSEFISSTFLEKQHDMDIMSPPTKEKDKKKRPMSQISGVKKATHSPSLAPSTIPRFGVNASQEGLLAKELEDINRWGIDIFKVSEYSGKRPLTVTMYSVFQERDLLKSFKIPADTFITFMMTLEDHYHADVAYHNNIHAADVVQSTHVLLSTPALEAVFTDLEILAALFASAIHDVDHPGVSNQFLINTNSELALMYNDSSVLENHHLAVGFKLLQEDNCDMFQNLSKKQRQSLRKMVIDMVLATDMYKHMNLLADLKTMVETKKVTSLGVLLLDNYSDRIQVLQNMVHCADLSNPTKPLELYRQWTDRIMVEFFTQGDRERDKGMEVSPMCDKHNASIEKNQVGFIDYIVHPLWETWADLVHPDAQEILDTLEDNREWYQSMIPHSPSPHPEGPGEGAPAGEASALGVAGGSISVDKFQFELTLEEEGESDTESPPEEEEGHSGSKGPELSRTDSGSGPNAVSATSRRLTKKLTSDSVRTFSLDSDKDMAEERETEEQGVSEVPRFRLGT, encoded by the exons ATGCCAGAGGGGAGTTGTTTCATCTCTGTGTCGTGGATGCTCATTCAG tTCAAGAGGATGCTGAACCGAGAGCTCACCCAGCTGTCAGAAACCAGCCGTTCAGGGAACCAGGTGTCTGAGTTCATCTCCAGCACCTTCCTTG AGAAGCAACATGACATGGATATCATGTCCCCCCCCACCAAGGAGAAGGACAAGAAGAAGCGGCCCATGTCCCAGATTAGTGGTGTGAAGAAGGCCACCCACAGCCCCAGCCTCGCCCCCTCCACCATCCCTCGCTTTGGGGTCAACGCCAGCCAGGAAGGACTCCTAGCCAAG GAGTTGGAGGACATAAACAGATGGGGTATTGACATCTTCAAGGTCTCTGAGTATTCTGGGAAACGCCCACTTACGGTCACCATGTACTCCGTCTTCCAG gaACGTGACCTGCTCAAGTCCTTTAAGATTCCTGCAGACACTTTCATTACCTTCATGATGACTTTGGAGGATCACTACCATGCCGACGTGGCCTACCACAACAACATCCATGCTGCAGACGTGGTCCAGTCCACCCATGTCTTACTGTCCACACCAGCTCTGGAG GCCGTGTTTACTGATCTGGAGATCCTCGCCGCTTTGTTTGCAAGCGCCATACACGATGTGGATCACCCTGGAGTTTCCAATCAGTTTCTCATCAACACCA ACTCAGAGCTGGCCCTGATGTACAATGATTCGTCTGTGCTGGAGAATCACCACCTGGCTGTTGGCTTTAAGCTTCTGCAGGAAGATAACTGTGACATGTTTCAGAACCTAAGCAAAAAGCAGAGACAGTCGCTGCGCAAGATGGTCATTGATATG GTGCTGGCCACAGATATGTATAAACACATGAACCTACTGGCAGACCTGAAAACCATGGTGGAGACCAAGAAAGTCACAAGTCTAGGAGTCCTACTGCTAGACAACTACTCAGATCGCATACAG GTCCTTCAAAACATGGTGCACTGTGCAGACCTGAGCAACCCCACCAAGCCTCTGGAGCTGTACCGGCAGTGGACAGACCGCATTATGGTGGAGTTTTTCACCCAGggggacagggagagagacaaaggcaTGGAGGTCAGCCCCATGTGTGACAAACACAATGCCTCAATAGAGAAGAACCAG GTGGGTTTCATTGACTACATCGTTCATCCTCTGTGGGAGACGTGGGCTGACCTTGTCCACCCAGATGCTCAGGAGATCCTTGACACACTGGAGGATAACAGAGAGTGGTACCAGAGCATGATCCCCCACAGCCCCTCACCCCACCCAGAGGGCCCGGGGGAGGGAGCCCCTGCTGGGGAAGCCTCAGCGCTCGGTGTGGCCGGCGGCTCCATTTCGGTCGACAAGTTCCAGTTTGAGCTGACCttggaagaagagggagagtCTGACACAGAGAGTCCacctgaggaagaggagggccACAGTGGCAGTAAGGGGCCTGAACTCTCCAGAACTGATTCTGGCAGCGGACCCAATGCAGTATCTGCTACGTCTCGTCGACTCACTAAAAAGCTCACTAGTGATTCAGTCCGGACGTTTTCTTTAGACTCTGATAAAGATAtggcagaagagagagagacagaagagcaaGGCGTCTCTGAGGTTCCACGCTTCAGACTTGGCACATAG
- the pde4ca gene encoding cAMP-specific 3',5'-cyclic phosphodiesterase 4D isoform X4, with protein sequence MRTPGTPWRAGQHDRARQFRKRAGFYRDEDKLRRTKRGRAVERPRRGGFDVENGLAVGRSPLDSQTSPGSGSGLVLQANFPHSQRRESFLYRSDSDFDLSPKGPSRNSSTASDLEESLKHWEVNWLSTRHTEDMIVTPFAQVLASLRTVRSNFAVITGQQDRTASKTRSSGSNPPSMCKTSLAEEPHQQLAIETLDELDWCLEQLETLKTRHSVSEMASNKFKRMLNRELTQLSETSRSGNQVSEFISSTFLEKQHDMDIMSPPTKEKDKKKRPMSQISGVKKATHSPSLAPSTIPRFGVNASQEGLLAKELEDINRWGIDIFKVSEYSGKRPLTVTMYSVFQERDLLKSFKIPADTFITFMMTLEDHYHADVAYHNNIHAADVVQSTHVLLSTPALEAVFTDLEILAALFASAIHDVDHPGVSNQFLINTNSELALMYNDSSVLENHHLAVGFKLLQEDNCDMFQNLSKKQRQSLRKMVIDMVLATDMYKHMNLLADLKTMVETKKVTSLGVLLLDNYSDRIQVLQNMVHCADLSNPTKPLELYRQWTDRIMVEFFTQGDRERDKGMEVSPMCDKHNASIEKNQVGFIDYIVHPLWETWADLVHPDAQEILDTLEDNREWYQSMIPHSPSPHPEGPGEGAPAGEASALGVAGGSISVDKFQFELTLEEEGESDTESPPEEEEGHSGSKGPELSRTDSGSGPNAVSATSRRLTKKLTSDSVRTFSLDSDKDMAEERETEEQGVSEVPRFRLGT encoded by the exons ATGAGAACTCCTGGGACGCCGTGGAGAGCTGGACAGCATGACAGAGCAAGACAGTTTAGGAAGAGGGCCGGGTTTTACAGGGATGAGGACAAGCTGAGGAGAAccaagagagggagagcagtGGAGCGGCCAAGAAGAGGGGG TTTTGATGTGGAGAATGGATTGGCAGTGGGGCGCAGCCCCCTGGACTCCCAGACCAGCCCTGGCTCTGGCTCTGGTCTGGTCCTACAGGCCAACTTTCCTCACAGCCAGCGGCGGGAATCCTTCCTCTACCGTTCCGACTCCGACTTTGACCTTTCACCCAAAGGTCCTTCCAGAAACTCCTCCACCGCCAGTGACCT GGAAGAAAGCTTGAAGCACTGGGAAGTCAACTGGTTGTCAACTCG ACATACAGAAGACATGATTGTCACACCATTTGCACAG GTCCTCGCCAGCCTGAGGACAGTCCGAAGTAACTTTGCCGTCATAACCGGCCAGCAAGATCGCACAGCCAGCAA GACGCGATCCTCAGGCAGCAACCCTCCGTCCATGTGCAAGACCAGCCTCGCAG AGGAGCCTCACCAGCAGCTGGCCATAGAGACTCTAGATGAGCTGGATTGGTGTCTGGAACAACTAGAGACACTTAAAACTCGACACTCTGTCAGTGAGATGGCTTCCAACAAG tTCAAGAGGATGCTGAACCGAGAGCTCACCCAGCTGTCAGAAACCAGCCGTTCAGGGAACCAGGTGTCTGAGTTCATCTCCAGCACCTTCCTTG AGAAGCAACATGACATGGATATCATGTCCCCCCCCACCAAGGAGAAGGACAAGAAGAAGCGGCCCATGTCCCAGATTAGTGGTGTGAAGAAGGCCACCCACAGCCCCAGCCTCGCCCCCTCCACCATCCCTCGCTTTGGGGTCAACGCCAGCCAGGAAGGACTCCTAGCCAAG GAGTTGGAGGACATAAACAGATGGGGTATTGACATCTTCAAGGTCTCTGAGTATTCTGGGAAACGCCCACTTACGGTCACCATGTACTCCGTCTTCCAG gaACGTGACCTGCTCAAGTCCTTTAAGATTCCTGCAGACACTTTCATTACCTTCATGATGACTTTGGAGGATCACTACCATGCCGACGTGGCCTACCACAACAACATCCATGCTGCAGACGTGGTCCAGTCCACCCATGTCTTACTGTCCACACCAGCTCTGGAG GCCGTGTTTACTGATCTGGAGATCCTCGCCGCTTTGTTTGCAAGCGCCATACACGATGTGGATCACCCTGGAGTTTCCAATCAGTTTCTCATCAACACCA ACTCAGAGCTGGCCCTGATGTACAATGATTCGTCTGTGCTGGAGAATCACCACCTGGCTGTTGGCTTTAAGCTTCTGCAGGAAGATAACTGTGACATGTTTCAGAACCTAAGCAAAAAGCAGAGACAGTCGCTGCGCAAGATGGTCATTGATATG GTGCTGGCCACAGATATGTATAAACACATGAACCTACTGGCAGACCTGAAAACCATGGTGGAGACCAAGAAAGTCACAAGTCTAGGAGTCCTACTGCTAGACAACTACTCAGATCGCATACAG GTCCTTCAAAACATGGTGCACTGTGCAGACCTGAGCAACCCCACCAAGCCTCTGGAGCTGTACCGGCAGTGGACAGACCGCATTATGGTGGAGTTTTTCACCCAGggggacagggagagagacaaaggcaTGGAGGTCAGCCCCATGTGTGACAAACACAATGCCTCAATAGAGAAGAACCAG GTGGGTTTCATTGACTACATCGTTCATCCTCTGTGGGAGACGTGGGCTGACCTTGTCCACCCAGATGCTCAGGAGATCCTTGACACACTGGAGGATAACAGAGAGTGGTACCAGAGCATGATCCCCCACAGCCCCTCACCCCACCCAGAGGGCCCGGGGGAGGGAGCCCCTGCTGGGGAAGCCTCAGCGCTCGGTGTGGCCGGCGGCTCCATTTCGGTCGACAAGTTCCAGTTTGAGCTGACCttggaagaagagggagagtCTGACACAGAGAGTCCacctgaggaagaggagggccACAGTGGCAGTAAGGGGCCTGAACTCTCCAGAACTGATTCTGGCAGCGGACCCAATGCAGTATCTGCTACGTCTCGTCGACTCACTAAAAAGCTCACTAGTGATTCAGTCCGGACGTTTTCTTTAGACTCTGATAAAGATAtggcagaagagagagagacagaagagcaaGGCGTCTCTGAGGTTCCACGCTTCAGACTTGGCACATAG
- the pde4ca gene encoding cAMP-specific 3',5'-cyclic phosphodiesterase 4D isoform X5: MERSITVRSGNIWGSPCAVNRPIDIIQKRRRFDVENGLAVGRSPLDSQTSPGSGSGLVLQANFPHSQRRESFLYRSDSDFDLSPKGPSRNSSTASDLEESLKHWEVNWLSTRHTEDMIVTPFAQVLASLRTVRSNFAVITGQQDRTASKTRSSGSNPPSMCKTSLAEEPHQQLAIETLDELDWCLEQLETLKTRHSVSEMASNKFKRMLNRELTQLSETSRSGNQVSEFISSTFLEKQHDMDIMSPPTKEKDKKKRPMSQISGVKKATHSPSLAPSTIPRFGVNASQEGLLAKELEDINRWGIDIFKVSEYSGKRPLTVTMYSVFQERDLLKSFKIPADTFITFMMTLEDHYHADVAYHNNIHAADVVQSTHVLLSTPALEAVFTDLEILAALFASAIHDVDHPGVSNQFLINTNSELALMYNDSSVLENHHLAVGFKLLQEDNCDMFQNLSKKQRQSLRKMVIDMVLATDMYKHMNLLADLKTMVETKKVTSLGVLLLDNYSDRIQVLQNMVHCADLSNPTKPLELYRQWTDRIMVEFFTQGDRERDKGMEVSPMCDKHNASIEKNQVGFIDYIVHPLWETWADLVHPDAQEILDTLEDNREWYQSMIPHSPSPHPEGPGEGAPAGEASALGVAGGSISVDKFQFELTLEEEGESDTESPPEEEEGHSGSKGPELSRTDSGSGPNAVSATSRRLTKKLTSDSVRTFSLDSDKDMAEERETEEQGVSEVPRFRLGT; the protein is encoded by the exons ATGGAGCGGAGTATCACTGTTCGGAGTGGGAACATATGGGGATCGCCATGTGCTGTCAACAGGCCTATTGACATCATACAGAAACGCAGGCG TTTTGATGTGGAGAATGGATTGGCAGTGGGGCGCAGCCCCCTGGACTCCCAGACCAGCCCTGGCTCTGGCTCTGGTCTGGTCCTACAGGCCAACTTTCCTCACAGCCAGCGGCGGGAATCCTTCCTCTACCGTTCCGACTCCGACTTTGACCTTTCACCCAAAGGTCCTTCCAGAAACTCCTCCACCGCCAGTGACCT GGAAGAAAGCTTGAAGCACTGGGAAGTCAACTGGTTGTCAACTCG ACATACAGAAGACATGATTGTCACACCATTTGCACAG GTCCTCGCCAGCCTGAGGACAGTCCGAAGTAACTTTGCCGTCATAACCGGCCAGCAAGATCGCACAGCCAGCAA GACGCGATCCTCAGGCAGCAACCCTCCGTCCATGTGCAAGACCAGCCTCGCAG AGGAGCCTCACCAGCAGCTGGCCATAGAGACTCTAGATGAGCTGGATTGGTGTCTGGAACAACTAGAGACACTTAAAACTCGACACTCTGTCAGTGAGATGGCTTCCAACAAG tTCAAGAGGATGCTGAACCGAGAGCTCACCCAGCTGTCAGAAACCAGCCGTTCAGGGAACCAGGTGTCTGAGTTCATCTCCAGCACCTTCCTTG AGAAGCAACATGACATGGATATCATGTCCCCCCCCACCAAGGAGAAGGACAAGAAGAAGCGGCCCATGTCCCAGATTAGTGGTGTGAAGAAGGCCACCCACAGCCCCAGCCTCGCCCCCTCCACCATCCCTCGCTTTGGGGTCAACGCCAGCCAGGAAGGACTCCTAGCCAAG GAGTTGGAGGACATAAACAGATGGGGTATTGACATCTTCAAGGTCTCTGAGTATTCTGGGAAACGCCCACTTACGGTCACCATGTACTCCGTCTTCCAG gaACGTGACCTGCTCAAGTCCTTTAAGATTCCTGCAGACACTTTCATTACCTTCATGATGACTTTGGAGGATCACTACCATGCCGACGTGGCCTACCACAACAACATCCATGCTGCAGACGTGGTCCAGTCCACCCATGTCTTACTGTCCACACCAGCTCTGGAG GCCGTGTTTACTGATCTGGAGATCCTCGCCGCTTTGTTTGCAAGCGCCATACACGATGTGGATCACCCTGGAGTTTCCAATCAGTTTCTCATCAACACCA ACTCAGAGCTGGCCCTGATGTACAATGATTCGTCTGTGCTGGAGAATCACCACCTGGCTGTTGGCTTTAAGCTTCTGCAGGAAGATAACTGTGACATGTTTCAGAACCTAAGCAAAAAGCAGAGACAGTCGCTGCGCAAGATGGTCATTGATATG GTGCTGGCCACAGATATGTATAAACACATGAACCTACTGGCAGACCTGAAAACCATGGTGGAGACCAAGAAAGTCACAAGTCTAGGAGTCCTACTGCTAGACAACTACTCAGATCGCATACAG GTCCTTCAAAACATGGTGCACTGTGCAGACCTGAGCAACCCCACCAAGCCTCTGGAGCTGTACCGGCAGTGGACAGACCGCATTATGGTGGAGTTTTTCACCCAGggggacagggagagagacaaaggcaTGGAGGTCAGCCCCATGTGTGACAAACACAATGCCTCAATAGAGAAGAACCAG GTGGGTTTCATTGACTACATCGTTCATCCTCTGTGGGAGACGTGGGCTGACCTTGTCCACCCAGATGCTCAGGAGATCCTTGACACACTGGAGGATAACAGAGAGTGGTACCAGAGCATGATCCCCCACAGCCCCTCACCCCACCCAGAGGGCCCGGGGGAGGGAGCCCCTGCTGGGGAAGCCTCAGCGCTCGGTGTGGCCGGCGGCTCCATTTCGGTCGACAAGTTCCAGTTTGAGCTGACCttggaagaagagggagagtCTGACACAGAGAGTCCacctgaggaagaggagggccACAGTGGCAGTAAGGGGCCTGAACTCTCCAGAACTGATTCTGGCAGCGGACCCAATGCAGTATCTGCTACGTCTCGTCGACTCACTAAAAAGCTCACTAGTGATTCAGTCCGGACGTTTTCTTTAGACTCTGATAAAGATAtggcagaagagagagagacagaagagcaaGGCGTCTCTGAGGTTCCACGCTTCAGACTTGGCACATAG
- the pde4ca gene encoding cAMP-specific 3',5'-cyclic phosphodiesterase 4D isoform X6 has product MMNKDSRFSRKMHGNFSTRRHSCIGFDVENGLAVGRSPLDSQTSPGSGSGLVLQANFPHSQRRESFLYRSDSDFDLSPKGPSRNSSTASDLEESLKHWEVNWLSTRHTEDMIVTPFAQVLASLRTVRSNFAVITGQQDRTASKTRSSGSNPPSMCKTSLAEEPHQQLAIETLDELDWCLEQLETLKTRHSVSEMASNKFKRMLNRELTQLSETSRSGNQVSEFISSTFLEKQHDMDIMSPPTKEKDKKKRPMSQISGVKKATHSPSLAPSTIPRFGVNASQEGLLAKELEDINRWGIDIFKVSEYSGKRPLTVTMYSVFQERDLLKSFKIPADTFITFMMTLEDHYHADVAYHNNIHAADVVQSTHVLLSTPALEAVFTDLEILAALFASAIHDVDHPGVSNQFLINTNSELALMYNDSSVLENHHLAVGFKLLQEDNCDMFQNLSKKQRQSLRKMVIDMVLATDMYKHMNLLADLKTMVETKKVTSLGVLLLDNYSDRIQVLQNMVHCADLSNPTKPLELYRQWTDRIMVEFFTQGDRERDKGMEVSPMCDKHNASIEKNQVGFIDYIVHPLWETWADLVHPDAQEILDTLEDNREWYQSMIPHSPSPHPEGPGEGAPAGEASALGVAGGSISVDKFQFELTLEEEGESDTESPPEEEEGHSGSKGPELSRTDSGSGPNAVSATSRRLTKKLTSDSVRTFSLDSDKDMAEERETEEQGVSEVPRFRLGT; this is encoded by the exons TTTTGATGTGGAGAATGGATTGGCAGTGGGGCGCAGCCCCCTGGACTCCCAGACCAGCCCTGGCTCTGGCTCTGGTCTGGTCCTACAGGCCAACTTTCCTCACAGCCAGCGGCGGGAATCCTTCCTCTACCGTTCCGACTCCGACTTTGACCTTTCACCCAAAGGTCCTTCCAGAAACTCCTCCACCGCCAGTGACCT GGAAGAAAGCTTGAAGCACTGGGAAGTCAACTGGTTGTCAACTCG ACATACAGAAGACATGATTGTCACACCATTTGCACAG GTCCTCGCCAGCCTGAGGACAGTCCGAAGTAACTTTGCCGTCATAACCGGCCAGCAAGATCGCACAGCCAGCAA GACGCGATCCTCAGGCAGCAACCCTCCGTCCATGTGCAAGACCAGCCTCGCAG AGGAGCCTCACCAGCAGCTGGCCATAGAGACTCTAGATGAGCTGGATTGGTGTCTGGAACAACTAGAGACACTTAAAACTCGACACTCTGTCAGTGAGATGGCTTCCAACAAG tTCAAGAGGATGCTGAACCGAGAGCTCACCCAGCTGTCAGAAACCAGCCGTTCAGGGAACCAGGTGTCTGAGTTCATCTCCAGCACCTTCCTTG AGAAGCAACATGACATGGATATCATGTCCCCCCCCACCAAGGAGAAGGACAAGAAGAAGCGGCCCATGTCCCAGATTAGTGGTGTGAAGAAGGCCACCCACAGCCCCAGCCTCGCCCCCTCCACCATCCCTCGCTTTGGGGTCAACGCCAGCCAGGAAGGACTCCTAGCCAAG GAGTTGGAGGACATAAACAGATGGGGTATTGACATCTTCAAGGTCTCTGAGTATTCTGGGAAACGCCCACTTACGGTCACCATGTACTCCGTCTTCCAG gaACGTGACCTGCTCAAGTCCTTTAAGATTCCTGCAGACACTTTCATTACCTTCATGATGACTTTGGAGGATCACTACCATGCCGACGTGGCCTACCACAACAACATCCATGCTGCAGACGTGGTCCAGTCCACCCATGTCTTACTGTCCACACCAGCTCTGGAG GCCGTGTTTACTGATCTGGAGATCCTCGCCGCTTTGTTTGCAAGCGCCATACACGATGTGGATCACCCTGGAGTTTCCAATCAGTTTCTCATCAACACCA ACTCAGAGCTGGCCCTGATGTACAATGATTCGTCTGTGCTGGAGAATCACCACCTGGCTGTTGGCTTTAAGCTTCTGCAGGAAGATAACTGTGACATGTTTCAGAACCTAAGCAAAAAGCAGAGACAGTCGCTGCGCAAGATGGTCATTGATATG GTGCTGGCCACAGATATGTATAAACACATGAACCTACTGGCAGACCTGAAAACCATGGTGGAGACCAAGAAAGTCACAAGTCTAGGAGTCCTACTGCTAGACAACTACTCAGATCGCATACAG GTCCTTCAAAACATGGTGCACTGTGCAGACCTGAGCAACCCCACCAAGCCTCTGGAGCTGTACCGGCAGTGGACAGACCGCATTATGGTGGAGTTTTTCACCCAGggggacagggagagagacaaaggcaTGGAGGTCAGCCCCATGTGTGACAAACACAATGCCTCAATAGAGAAGAACCAG GTGGGTTTCATTGACTACATCGTTCATCCTCTGTGGGAGACGTGGGCTGACCTTGTCCACCCAGATGCTCAGGAGATCCTTGACACACTGGAGGATAACAGAGAGTGGTACCAGAGCATGATCCCCCACAGCCCCTCACCCCACCCAGAGGGCCCGGGGGAGGGAGCCCCTGCTGGGGAAGCCTCAGCGCTCGGTGTGGCCGGCGGCTCCATTTCGGTCGACAAGTTCCAGTTTGAGCTGACCttggaagaagagggagagtCTGACACAGAGAGTCCacctgaggaagaggagggccACAGTGGCAGTAAGGGGCCTGAACTCTCCAGAACTGATTCTGGCAGCGGACCCAATGCAGTATCTGCTACGTCTCGTCGACTCACTAAAAAGCTCACTAGTGATTCAGTCCGGACGTTTTCTTTAGACTCTGATAAAGATAtggcagaagagagagagacagaagagcaaGGCGTCTCTGAGGTTCCACGCTTCAGACTTGGCACATAG